A stretch of Macadamia integrifolia cultivar HAES 741 chromosome 7, SCU_Mint_v3, whole genome shotgun sequence DNA encodes these proteins:
- the LOC122084059 gene encoding uncharacterized protein LOC122084059 isoform X2 encodes MKSDTPLDYAVFQLSPKRSRCELFISGDGATEKLTSGLLKPFVAHLAVAEEQVARAVQSIKLEVEKHKNAGTWFTKGTLERFVRFVSTPEVLELVNTFDAEMSQLEGARRIYSQGGDKLPSSLSGDGIEALDAADNTKKELLRAIDVRLVAVKQDLTTALTRASAAGFTLDTVSELQLFADRFGAHRLNKACSKFISLCQRRPELICVWKNMDDDQAVRTSFSSDMSIDDLAEESTPAGPSWLHQSQSQYHNQQHQRQQQQTHQDHDATQPSEHSKSSMGQQPKSSFTFPIRRSDERGDTREGTIEKDKDKGKEENVTELSQTSQPSRRLSVQDRINMFENKQKEQSGSGGKVASGKSAELRRMSSDVSSAPPVVDKAVLRRWSGASDMSMDLSNDRKEAESSFTTPSSSTNSQAQSSKSSKFSSLNEDSKDDVGLDNTFLTSKAEFKGSSGQLDDSGFKDFPVTQTKATNFEAQATSLFVSSEDVCSRDQLASQNQVNAQTGKLEKVGWKDQAPFESQSRSYSGRGDVDLKDRAGSQTQFRSYPGGDEQPGLRDQTSPQNVFRTPVGAELPGVKDQVASQSQFSVLSGQDASKAPYGASVSKTGSVERRDHPASQALLKGSPGAVVDIGSDSRQSPVSHIQGEAFSGKLEGGADQAAFQVQYKGSEGDWSAPPSQWSSFPGKMEDVGRKELASLGTNHGDLPPRVENNLQGMKLQRQSSASEQSKKSQGRRGESTRVNGNSEIPFPGRKITESLEVFGSATVTPIEQVQKIRQSKGGQELNDELQLKANELEKLFAAHKLRVTGDLPSSVRRAKGPDAPVEQVASEMYRTSDEVTPTQLCEKIPVGESRGSSSNIVEFDFSPIIKMVDNQDYGSTLRQNITKFGSSEDSRGKFYDRYMQKREEKLREEWSSKRVQKEAKMKAMQDSLERSRAEMKTKFMGTPSQQDSTLHARRRAEKLRSFNIRLASKNREQPIEYALSENDEDPLEFAGDTQHGRDISFNGITLADGSSRNTQPKKHLPSRSSFSSTPRTVAVPAPRSSAKGSNSGSGRQRSLPENSLAQSVPNFSEFRKENTKPSTGISKTATRSQFRNPTRSKSTNEDLPLVKEEKPRRSQSMRKSFATPGELKELTPQNTDGVVLAPVRFSNEKTDEDLYGKSPKNAESKPSFRKGDGTGLGVGAGLAKMKASMASEDLKDEEDFDEVVDQPEEPVDMVKGEEEEEEEEEEDEFGRVTGEESLKAGDFPADSDNDKSRLSQESEKSGDLGSENGNVLRSLSQVDHNLVVDMVASGPISFHSSAGNVHDSPGESPASWNSRMHHPFSYVNETSDIDAGVDSPVGSPASWNLHSLSQMESDAARMRKKWGSAQKPVLVSNTSHHLSRKDMTKGFKRLLKFGRKSRGSESLVDWISATTSEGDDDTEDGRDLVNRSSEDVRKSRMGSSQGHPSYDGFNDGELFDEQVQALHSSIPTPPANFKLREDHLSGSSLKAPRSFFSLSSFRSKGTESKPR; translated from the exons GTGGAGATGGAATTGAAGCCCTGGATGCAGCTGACAATACCAA GAAGGAGCTTCTGAGAGCAATTGATGTGCGACTTGTTGCGGTTAAGCAAGACCTGACCACAGCTCTTACCCGAGCGTCTGCTGCTGGTTTCACCCTTGACACTGTCTCAGAACTCCAACTCTTTGCGGATCGATTTGGCGCCCATCGCTTAAA CAAAGCTTGTAGCAAATTCATCTCCCTGTGTCAGAGAAGACCAGAATTAATCTGTGTGTGGAAGAATATGGATGATGATCAGGCAGTTCGAACCTCTTTCAGTTCAGATATGTCTATTGATGACCTTGCCGAAGAAAGCACTCCTGCTGGGCCTAGTTGGCTCCACCAATCTCAGAGCCAGTATCACAATCAGCAGCATCAGCGCCAGCAGCAACAGACCCACCAAGATCATGATGCTACACAACCCTCAGAGCACTCCAAATCCTCCATGGGTCAACAGCCGAAATCTTCCTTCACATTCCCAATACGACGTTCTGATGAGAGGGGCGACACCAGGGAAGGGACTATAGAGAAGGACAAGGACAAGGGCAAGGAAGAGAATGTGACTGAATTGTCTCAGACTAGTCAGCCATCAAGGCGGCTAAGTGTTCAGGATCGGATCAACATGTTTGAGAACAAGCAGAAGGAGCAGTCTGGGAGTGGTGGTAAGGTTGCATCAGGTAAGTCTGCTGAGCTTCGGAGGATGTCTTCGGATGTGTCGTCCGCTCCCCCTGTTGTGGATAAGGCCGTTCTGAGAAGGTGGAGTGGGGCTAGCGACATGAGCATGGACTTGAGTAATGATCGGAAAGAAGCGGAGAGCAGTTTTACCACACCCAGTTCTTCCACGAATTCTCAGGCCCAGTCCAGCAAATCAAGCAAGTTTTCCAGTTTGAATGAGGATAGCAAGGATGATGTTGGATTGGACAACACATTTTTGACTTCAAAGGCTGAGTTCAAGGGTTCTTCAGGTCAATTGGATGATTCAGGGTTTAAAGATTTTCCTGTTACGCAGACCAAGGCTACAAATTTTGAAGCCCAAGCGACATCTTTGTTTGTCAGTTCAGAAGATGTTTGTTCGAGAGATCAACTGGCCTCCCAAAATCAAGTGAATGCTCAAACAGGCAAATTAGAGAAGGTGGGATGGAAGGATCAGGCACCTTTTGAGAGCCAGTCACGCTCTTATTCAGGTCGGGGTGATGTTGATTTGAAGGATCGAGCAGGTTCTCAGACTCAATTTAGATCTTATCCTGGTGGAGATGAGCAACCTGGATTACGAGATCAAACATCACCTCAAAATGTGTTCAGAACTCCTGTTGGAGCTGAGCTTCCAGGGGTGAAAGATCAAGTTGCTTCTCAGTCGCAGTTCTCAGTTCTATCTGGTCAGGATGCAAGTAAGGCTCCATATGGAGCTTCTGTGAGCAAAACAGGCAGCGTTGAACGGAGAGATCATCCTGCTAGTCAGGCTTTACTCAAGGGTTCTCCTGGTGCTGTAGTGGACATTGGATCAGATTCAAGACAATCACCAGTTTCTCATATTCAGGGTGAAGCTTTCTCAGGTAAGTTGGAAGGTGGTGCTGACCAAGCTGCCTTCCAGGTTCAGTACAAAGGTTCTGAAGGTGATTGGTCGGCTCCACCGTCCCAGTGGAGCTCTTTCCCAGGAAAAATGGAGGACGTAGGGAGGAAAGAATTGGCGTCTTTGGGGACGAACCATGGAGATTTGCCACCTAGGGtggaaaataatcttcagggaATGAAGTTGCAGCGACAGAGTTCTGCATCTGAACAGAGCAAGAAGTCACAAGGTAGGAGGGGTGAGAGCACCCGTGTTAATGGAAACAGTGAAATACCTTTCCCTGGAAGAAAGATTACGGAAAGTTTGGAGGTGTTTGGTTCTGCCACAGTAACCCCAATTGAGCAAGTTCAGAAGATAAGGCAGTCAAAAGGAGGTCAGGAACTCAATGATGAGCTGCAGTTGAAGGCTAATGAGCTTGAAAAGCTTTTTGCAGCGCACAAGCTGCGGGTGACTGGAGATCTGCCTTCTTCTGTTCGGAGGGCTAAGGGCCCAGATGCACCGGTCGAGCAGGTTGCTAGTGAAATGTACAGGACATCAGATGAAGTAACTCCCACCCAATTGTGTGAAAAAATTCCAGTGGGGGAATCTCGTGGTAGTTCCAGTAACATAGTGGAATTTGATTTCAGCCCTATAATAAAGATGGTAGACAATCAGGACTATGGTAGTACTCTCAGGCAGAATATTACTAAATTTGGTTCGTCCGAAGATTCTAGAGGGAAGTTTTATGACAGGTATATGCAGAAACGAGAGGAAAAACTGAGGGAAGAATGGAGTTCAAAAAGGGTTCAAAAGGAAGCCAAGATGAAAGCCATGCAAGATAGCCTTGAACGTAGCAGAGCTGAAATGAAGACCAAGTTCATGGGCACTCCAAGCCAGCAGGACTCTACTCTTCATGCTCGTCGACGTGCGGAGAAGCTTAGATCTTTTAACATCCGTTTAGCCAGTAAGAACAGGGAGCAG CCAATAGAGTATGCCCTGAGCGAAAATGATGAAGATCCATTGGAGTTTGCTGGAGATACACAGCATGGACGGGATATATCCTTCAATGGGATAACTTTGGCAGATGGCTCTTCCAGAAATACCCAACCCAAGAAACATTTGCCCAGTAGAAGCTCATTTTCATCTACCCCTCGAACTGTAGCAGTACCAGCTCCACGATCATCTGCAAAGGGTTCCAATTCTGGTTCTGGCAGGCAACGGTCTCTACCAGAAAATTCCCTTGCACAGTCTGTTCCCAATTTCTCTGAATTTAGAAAGGAAAACACAAAACCTTCAACTGGAATCAGCAAGACTGCAACCCGTTCACAGTTTCGAAATCCTACCCGCAGCAAGAGCACCAATGAAGATCTACCACTTGTTAAGGAGGAAAAGCCACGACGATCTCAGTCCATGAGAAAGAGCTTTGCTACTCCTGGTGAGTTGAAGGAGTTGACACCTCAGAACACTGATGGTGTTGTTTTGGCACCAGTAAGATTTAGTAACGAGAAAACTGATGAAGACCTCTATGGTAAATCTCCCAAGAATGCTGAGTCAAAACCCTCCTTCAGGAAGGGCGATGGGACAGGTCTAGGAGTGGGTGCGGGTTTAGCTAAGATGAAAGCTTCAATGGCATCTGAGGAcctcaaagatgaagaagacttTGATGAAGTGGTTGATCAGCCAGAAGAACCAGTAGACATGGTCAagggggaagaggaagaggaagaggaagaggaagaagacgagTTTGGAAGAGTGACTGGTGAAGAATCTCTTAAGGCTGGAGATTTTCCTGCTGATTCAGATAATGACAAATCACGACTGAGCCAGGAATCAGAAAAATCAGGTGATCTTGGATCAGAAAATGGCAATGTCCTGAGATCACTTTCTCAAGTAGACCACAACTTGGTTGTTGACATGGTTGCTTCAGGGCCCATTTCATTCCATAGCTCTGCAGGGAATGTGCATGACTCACCGGGAGAAAGCCCTGCATCTTGGAACTCTCGTATGCATCATCCATTTTCTTATGTAAATGAGACATCCGATATTGATGCCGGTGTGGACTCTCCAGTGGGGAGCCCTGCATCATGGAACTTGCATTCTCTTAGCCAGATGGAATCTGATGCAGCTCGAATGAGGAAGAAGTGGGGTAGTGCTCAGAAGCCAGTCCTTGTATCCAATACTTCCCACCATCTTTCACGGAAAGACATGACGAAAGGGTTTAAGAGGTTATTAAAGTTTGGGAGGAAAAGTCGTGGATCTGAGAGCCTGGTAGACTGGATATCTGCAACAACTTCTGAAGGAGATGACGATACTGAAGATGGTCGGGATCTAGTTAATCGGTCATCTGAAGATGTGAGAAAATCAAGAATGGGTTCCTCACAGGGTCACCCTTCATATGATGGCTTCAACGATGGCGAGTTGTTTGATGAACAAG TTCAAGCCTTACATAGCTCTATCCCCACGCCTCCAGCCAACTTCAAACTGAGAGAGGATCATCTGTCAGGAAGCTCACTAAAAG CTCCGCGATCATTCTTCTCACTTTCATCATTTCGAAGCAAGGGGACTGAGTCAAAGCCCAGGTGA
- the LOC122084059 gene encoding uncharacterized protein LOC122084059 isoform X1: MKSDTPLDYAVFQLSPKRSRCELFISGDGATEKLTSGLLKPFVAHLAVAEEQVARAVQSIKLEVEKHKNAGTWFTKGTLERFVRFVSTPEVLELVNTFDAEMSQLEGARRIYSQGGDKLPSSLSGDGIEALDAADNTKKELLRAIDVRLVAVKQDLTTALTRASAAGFTLDTVSELQLFADRFGAHRLNKACSKFISLCQRRPELICVWKNMDDDQAVRTSFSSDMSIDDLAEESTPAGPSWLHQSQSQYHNQQHQRQQQQTHQDHDATQPSEHSKSSMGQQPKSSFTFPIRRSDERGDTREGTIEKDKDKGKEENVTELSQTSQPSRRLSVQDRINMFENKQKEQSGSGGKVASGKSAELRRMSSDVSSAPPVVDKAVLRRWSGASDMSMDLSNDRKEAESSFTTPSSSTNSQAQSSKSSKFSSLNEDSKDDVGLDNTFLTSKAEFKGSSGQLDDSGFKDFPVTQTKATNFEAQATSLFVSSEDVCSRDQLASQNQVNAQTGKLEKVGWKDQAPFESQSRSYSGRGDVDLKDRAGSQTQFRSYPGGDEQPGLRDQTSPQNVFRTPVGAELPGVKDQVASQSQFSVLSGQDASKAPYGASVSKTGSVERRDHPASQALLKGSPGAVVDIGSDSRQSPVSHIQGEAFSGKLEGGADQAAFQVQYKGSEGDWSAPPSQWSSFPGKMEDVGRKELASLGTNHGDLPPRVENNLQGMKLQRQSSASEQSKKSQGRRGESTRVNGNSEIPFPGRKITESLEVFGSATVTPIEQVQKIRQSKGGQELNDELQLKANELEKLFAAHKLRVTGDLPSSVRRAKGPDAPVEQVASEMYRTSDEVTPTQLCEKIPVGESRGSSSNIVEFDFSPIIKMVDNQDYGSTLRQNITKFGSSEDSRGKFYDRYMQKREEKLREEWSSKRVQKEAKMKAMQDSLERSRAEMKTKFMGTPSQQDSTLHARRRAEKLRSFNIRLASKNREQKPIEYALSENDEDPLEFAGDTQHGRDISFNGITLADGSSRNTQPKKHLPSRSSFSSTPRTVAVPAPRSSAKGSNSGSGRQRSLPENSLAQSVPNFSEFRKENTKPSTGISKTATRSQFRNPTRSKSTNEDLPLVKEEKPRRSQSMRKSFATPGELKELTPQNTDGVVLAPVRFSNEKTDEDLYGKSPKNAESKPSFRKGDGTGLGVGAGLAKMKASMASEDLKDEEDFDEVVDQPEEPVDMVKGEEEEEEEEEEDEFGRVTGEESLKAGDFPADSDNDKSRLSQESEKSGDLGSENGNVLRSLSQVDHNLVVDMVASGPISFHSSAGNVHDSPGESPASWNSRMHHPFSYVNETSDIDAGVDSPVGSPASWNLHSLSQMESDAARMRKKWGSAQKPVLVSNTSHHLSRKDMTKGFKRLLKFGRKSRGSESLVDWISATTSEGDDDTEDGRDLVNRSSEDVRKSRMGSSQGHPSYDGFNDGELFDEQVQALHSSIPTPPANFKLREDHLSGSSLKAPRSFFSLSSFRSKGTESKPR, encoded by the exons GTGGAGATGGAATTGAAGCCCTGGATGCAGCTGACAATACCAA GAAGGAGCTTCTGAGAGCAATTGATGTGCGACTTGTTGCGGTTAAGCAAGACCTGACCACAGCTCTTACCCGAGCGTCTGCTGCTGGTTTCACCCTTGACACTGTCTCAGAACTCCAACTCTTTGCGGATCGATTTGGCGCCCATCGCTTAAA CAAAGCTTGTAGCAAATTCATCTCCCTGTGTCAGAGAAGACCAGAATTAATCTGTGTGTGGAAGAATATGGATGATGATCAGGCAGTTCGAACCTCTTTCAGTTCAGATATGTCTATTGATGACCTTGCCGAAGAAAGCACTCCTGCTGGGCCTAGTTGGCTCCACCAATCTCAGAGCCAGTATCACAATCAGCAGCATCAGCGCCAGCAGCAACAGACCCACCAAGATCATGATGCTACACAACCCTCAGAGCACTCCAAATCCTCCATGGGTCAACAGCCGAAATCTTCCTTCACATTCCCAATACGACGTTCTGATGAGAGGGGCGACACCAGGGAAGGGACTATAGAGAAGGACAAGGACAAGGGCAAGGAAGAGAATGTGACTGAATTGTCTCAGACTAGTCAGCCATCAAGGCGGCTAAGTGTTCAGGATCGGATCAACATGTTTGAGAACAAGCAGAAGGAGCAGTCTGGGAGTGGTGGTAAGGTTGCATCAGGTAAGTCTGCTGAGCTTCGGAGGATGTCTTCGGATGTGTCGTCCGCTCCCCCTGTTGTGGATAAGGCCGTTCTGAGAAGGTGGAGTGGGGCTAGCGACATGAGCATGGACTTGAGTAATGATCGGAAAGAAGCGGAGAGCAGTTTTACCACACCCAGTTCTTCCACGAATTCTCAGGCCCAGTCCAGCAAATCAAGCAAGTTTTCCAGTTTGAATGAGGATAGCAAGGATGATGTTGGATTGGACAACACATTTTTGACTTCAAAGGCTGAGTTCAAGGGTTCTTCAGGTCAATTGGATGATTCAGGGTTTAAAGATTTTCCTGTTACGCAGACCAAGGCTACAAATTTTGAAGCCCAAGCGACATCTTTGTTTGTCAGTTCAGAAGATGTTTGTTCGAGAGATCAACTGGCCTCCCAAAATCAAGTGAATGCTCAAACAGGCAAATTAGAGAAGGTGGGATGGAAGGATCAGGCACCTTTTGAGAGCCAGTCACGCTCTTATTCAGGTCGGGGTGATGTTGATTTGAAGGATCGAGCAGGTTCTCAGACTCAATTTAGATCTTATCCTGGTGGAGATGAGCAACCTGGATTACGAGATCAAACATCACCTCAAAATGTGTTCAGAACTCCTGTTGGAGCTGAGCTTCCAGGGGTGAAAGATCAAGTTGCTTCTCAGTCGCAGTTCTCAGTTCTATCTGGTCAGGATGCAAGTAAGGCTCCATATGGAGCTTCTGTGAGCAAAACAGGCAGCGTTGAACGGAGAGATCATCCTGCTAGTCAGGCTTTACTCAAGGGTTCTCCTGGTGCTGTAGTGGACATTGGATCAGATTCAAGACAATCACCAGTTTCTCATATTCAGGGTGAAGCTTTCTCAGGTAAGTTGGAAGGTGGTGCTGACCAAGCTGCCTTCCAGGTTCAGTACAAAGGTTCTGAAGGTGATTGGTCGGCTCCACCGTCCCAGTGGAGCTCTTTCCCAGGAAAAATGGAGGACGTAGGGAGGAAAGAATTGGCGTCTTTGGGGACGAACCATGGAGATTTGCCACCTAGGGtggaaaataatcttcagggaATGAAGTTGCAGCGACAGAGTTCTGCATCTGAACAGAGCAAGAAGTCACAAGGTAGGAGGGGTGAGAGCACCCGTGTTAATGGAAACAGTGAAATACCTTTCCCTGGAAGAAAGATTACGGAAAGTTTGGAGGTGTTTGGTTCTGCCACAGTAACCCCAATTGAGCAAGTTCAGAAGATAAGGCAGTCAAAAGGAGGTCAGGAACTCAATGATGAGCTGCAGTTGAAGGCTAATGAGCTTGAAAAGCTTTTTGCAGCGCACAAGCTGCGGGTGACTGGAGATCTGCCTTCTTCTGTTCGGAGGGCTAAGGGCCCAGATGCACCGGTCGAGCAGGTTGCTAGTGAAATGTACAGGACATCAGATGAAGTAACTCCCACCCAATTGTGTGAAAAAATTCCAGTGGGGGAATCTCGTGGTAGTTCCAGTAACATAGTGGAATTTGATTTCAGCCCTATAATAAAGATGGTAGACAATCAGGACTATGGTAGTACTCTCAGGCAGAATATTACTAAATTTGGTTCGTCCGAAGATTCTAGAGGGAAGTTTTATGACAGGTATATGCAGAAACGAGAGGAAAAACTGAGGGAAGAATGGAGTTCAAAAAGGGTTCAAAAGGAAGCCAAGATGAAAGCCATGCAAGATAGCCTTGAACGTAGCAGAGCTGAAATGAAGACCAAGTTCATGGGCACTCCAAGCCAGCAGGACTCTACTCTTCATGCTCGTCGACGTGCGGAGAAGCTTAGATCTTTTAACATCCGTTTAGCCAGTAAGAACAGGGAGCAG AAGCCAATAGAGTATGCCCTGAGCGAAAATGATGAAGATCCATTGGAGTTTGCTGGAGATACACAGCATGGACGGGATATATCCTTCAATGGGATAACTTTGGCAGATGGCTCTTCCAGAAATACCCAACCCAAGAAACATTTGCCCAGTAGAAGCTCATTTTCATCTACCCCTCGAACTGTAGCAGTACCAGCTCCACGATCATCTGCAAAGGGTTCCAATTCTGGTTCTGGCAGGCAACGGTCTCTACCAGAAAATTCCCTTGCACAGTCTGTTCCCAATTTCTCTGAATTTAGAAAGGAAAACACAAAACCTTCAACTGGAATCAGCAAGACTGCAACCCGTTCACAGTTTCGAAATCCTACCCGCAGCAAGAGCACCAATGAAGATCTACCACTTGTTAAGGAGGAAAAGCCACGACGATCTCAGTCCATGAGAAAGAGCTTTGCTACTCCTGGTGAGTTGAAGGAGTTGACACCTCAGAACACTGATGGTGTTGTTTTGGCACCAGTAAGATTTAGTAACGAGAAAACTGATGAAGACCTCTATGGTAAATCTCCCAAGAATGCTGAGTCAAAACCCTCCTTCAGGAAGGGCGATGGGACAGGTCTAGGAGTGGGTGCGGGTTTAGCTAAGATGAAAGCTTCAATGGCATCTGAGGAcctcaaagatgaagaagacttTGATGAAGTGGTTGATCAGCCAGAAGAACCAGTAGACATGGTCAagggggaagaggaagaggaagaggaagaggaagaagacgagTTTGGAAGAGTGACTGGTGAAGAATCTCTTAAGGCTGGAGATTTTCCTGCTGATTCAGATAATGACAAATCACGACTGAGCCAGGAATCAGAAAAATCAGGTGATCTTGGATCAGAAAATGGCAATGTCCTGAGATCACTTTCTCAAGTAGACCACAACTTGGTTGTTGACATGGTTGCTTCAGGGCCCATTTCATTCCATAGCTCTGCAGGGAATGTGCATGACTCACCGGGAGAAAGCCCTGCATCTTGGAACTCTCGTATGCATCATCCATTTTCTTATGTAAATGAGACATCCGATATTGATGCCGGTGTGGACTCTCCAGTGGGGAGCCCTGCATCATGGAACTTGCATTCTCTTAGCCAGATGGAATCTGATGCAGCTCGAATGAGGAAGAAGTGGGGTAGTGCTCAGAAGCCAGTCCTTGTATCCAATACTTCCCACCATCTTTCACGGAAAGACATGACGAAAGGGTTTAAGAGGTTATTAAAGTTTGGGAGGAAAAGTCGTGGATCTGAGAGCCTGGTAGACTGGATATCTGCAACAACTTCTGAAGGAGATGACGATACTGAAGATGGTCGGGATCTAGTTAATCGGTCATCTGAAGATGTGAGAAAATCAAGAATGGGTTCCTCACAGGGTCACCCTTCATATGATGGCTTCAACGATGGCGAGTTGTTTGATGAACAAG TTCAAGCCTTACATAGCTCTATCCCCACGCCTCCAGCCAACTTCAAACTGAGAGAGGATCATCTGTCAGGAAGCTCACTAAAAG CTCCGCGATCATTCTTCTCACTTTCATCATTTCGAAGCAAGGGGACTGAGTCAAAGCCCAGGTGA
- the LOC122083601 gene encoding peroxiredoxin Q, chloroplastic, whose translation MAFNSISLPKHSLPPSLPAINPKTPSSQIIPILSQSSQSQFYGVKLSTTITTTTTTCSISVPAIRSLRTSIFAKVSKGQVPPSFTLKDQEGRNVSLSKFKGKPVVLYFYPADETPGCTKQACAFRDSYEKFKKAGAEVVGISGDDTASHKAFAKKYRLPFTLLSDDGNKVRKEWGVPSDLFGTLPGRETYVLDRNGVVKLVYNNQFQPEKHIDETLKLLQSL comes from the exons ATGGCATTCAATTCAATCTCCCTCCCTAAGCACTCTCTACCACCGTCACTCCCCgctataaaccctaaaactccaTCTTCCCAAATCATCCCCATTCTCTCCCAATCATCGCAATCACAATTCTACGGTGTAAAGCTTTCTACTActattactactactactactacttgtTCTATTTCAGTCCCAGCTATTCGCTCTCTGAGGACTTCCATTTTTGCCAAG GTGTCGAAAGGTCAGGTGCCTCCTTCCTTCACGTTGAAAGATCAGGAAGGAAGGAATGTGAGTCTCTCCAAGTTTAAAGGAAAACCAGTTGTGCTCTATTTCTACCCAGCCGATGAGACCCCTGGCTGCACTAAGCAG GCCTGTGCTTTCAGGGACTCCTACGAGAAATTTAAGAAAGCCGGAGCTGAAGTTGTAGGGATTAGTGGCGATGATACGGCATCCCACAAG GCATTTGCCAAGAAATACCGGCTTCCATTTACGTTGCTGAGTGACGATGGAAACAAGGTGAGGAAAGAGTGGGGAGTGCCGTCGGATCTGTTTGGAACATTGCCAGGGAGAGAGACTTATGTTCTTGACAGAAATGGTGTAGTTAAGCTCGTCTACAACAATCAATTCCAACCTGAGAAGCACATCGACGAGACTCTCAAGCTTCTTCAGAGCCTTtga
- the LOC122083337 gene encoding probable flavin-containing monooxygenase 1: MASEKNNCFKVSRVGIIGAGISGIAAAKQLSGYKPVVFESTDSIGGVWKHCSYKSTKLQTPRCDYEFSDFPWPERDNSTFPTYSEILVYLHDYATHFDVLKYVKFNSKVVEIRFTGDRETTNFGGNPGHYGNLLSGRPVWEVAVQTKHSEILQWYAFEFLVVCSGKYGDVPMMPRFPHNKGPDVFHGKVLHSLDYSKLDEEAASELLKGKKVVIVGYKKSAIDLAVECGEANQGPEGQPCTMVIRTLHWTVPSYWIWGLPFFLFYSTRSSQFLHERPNQSLLKTLLGLLVSPLRRGISKFIETYLVWKLPLIKYGLKPDHPFEEDYASCQMAILPDNFFSLADRGLISFKRTSSSSSSPSNKWWFYNGGLQFEDGTKLDADVVLLATGFDGKSKLKSLLPEPFRSLVEDSSGIMPLYKGTIHPLIPHMAFVGFVESLSNLHTAEMRCKWMARLVENQFKLPSVEKMLEQTTQEIEVMKRTTRFYKRHCISTFSINHSDEICEEMGWRSWRKKNWFLEAFSPYNSQDYEEEK, encoded by the exons ATGGCTAGTGAGAAGAATAACTGCTTTAAAGTCTCTAGAGTAGGGATCATTGGGGCTGGTATAAGCGGCATAGCAGCGGCGAAACAGCTTTCCGGTTACAAGCCGGTAGTGTTTGAGAGCACAGATTCAATTGGGGGTGTCTGGAAGCATTGTTCCTACAAATCAACTAAACTTCAGACCCCTCGATGTGATTACGAGTTCTCAGACTTCCCTTGGCCGGAGAGAGATAACTCCACCTTCCCTACTTATTCTGAGATACTGGTTTACTTGCATGACTATGCTACTCACTTTGATGTTCTCAAGTACGTGAAGTTCAACTCAAAGGTGGTGGAGATCAGGTTCACTGGTGACCGGGAAACTACCAATTTCGGTGGTAATCCGGGACACTATGGAAACCTGCTCAGTGGTCGGCCGGTTTGGGAGGTCGCTGTGCAGACCAAACACTCGGAGATCCTTCAG TGGTATGCTTTTGAGTTTCTCGTGGTATGTAGCGGAAAGTATGGGGATGTCCCTATGATGCCAAGATTCCCACATAACAAAGGTCCTGATGTGTTCCATGGGAAGGTGTTGCATTCCCTTGATTACTCCAAGCTCGACGAGGAAGCCGCATCCGAACTACTCAAAGGAAAGAAGGTTGTAATCGTCGGCTACAAGAAGTCTGCAATTGACTTGGCTGTTGAGTGTGGAGAAGCAAACCAAG GACCAGAAGGACAACCATGCACTATGGTGATAAGGACACTTCATTGGACTGTTCCTTCATATTGGATCTGGGGGTTGCCTTTTTTCTTGTTCTATTCCACCAGGTCTTCGCAGTTTCTACATGAAAGACCCAATCAAAGCTTGCTTAAGACTCTCCTTGGCCTCCTCGTATCTCCACtg AGGAGAGGGATTTCAAAATTCATAGAAACGTATCTGGTGTGGAAGCTTCCACTGATCAAGTATGGGTTGAAACCAGATCACCCCTTCGAAGAGGATTACGCATCATGCCAGATGGCAATCTTGCCAgataacttcttctctctggCGGATCGGGGACTGATTTCTTTCAAGaggacatcatcatcatcatcatcaccatccaATAAATGGTGGTTCTACAACGGAGGGCTCCAATTCGAAGATGGCACCAAGCTCGATGCTGATGTTGTGCTTCTTGCCACTGGTTTTGATGGTAAAAGCAAGTTGAAGTCTTTGTTGCCTGAGCCTTTCCGTAGTTTAGTCGAGGACTCCTCTGGCATCATGCCTTTATACAA GGGCACAATTCACCCTTTAATACCACATATGGCATTCGTGGGGTTCGTGGAGAGTCTCTCGAACCTGCATACGGCAGAGATGCGGTGCAAATGGATGGCTCGTCTGGTCGAGAATCAATTCAAGCTCCCTAGTGTGGAGAAGATGCTGGAGCAAACAACCCAAGAAATAGAAGTTATGAAGAGGACTACTAGGTTCTATAAGAGGCATTGCATTTCCACTTTCAGTATCAACCACAGCGACGAGATATGCGAAGAGATGGGGTGGAGAtcatggaggaagaagaattgGTTCTTAGAAGCCTTCAGTCCTTACAATAGCCAAGACtatgaagaagagaaatga